The region CCGGAATTGCTATCTTGAGAATGGCCAAACCCACGGCGAATAATCTGCACAGCATCAGGCACAGTAGTTCCATAATACATCACAGGATAAGTTCCATTTTCATGAACACCTACTCCTACCCCACTAGGTCTATCAGAAGAAGGTTTGCCTACATTAACATCTACTCCTACTCCACCTGGTCTGCCTACATTAACACCTACTCCTACTCCTCCAGGTTTATCAGAAGAAGGTCTGCCTACATTAACATCTACTCCTACTCCACCTGGTCTGCCTACATTAACACCTACTCCTACTCCACCAGGACTATCAGAAGAAGGTCTTCCTACATTAACATCTACTCCTACTCCTCCAGGTTTATCAGAAGAAGGTCTTCCTACATTAACATCTACTCCTACTCCACCTGGTCTGCCTACATTAACACCTACTCCTACTCCACCAGGTCTATCAGGAGAAGGCCTATTAATACCAAAATTAAAACCAAACCCACTGGGATTGCAAAGATCAAGACCAAAATTGAAGGAGCGATGGGCAGCATCAGTAGCATCAACGGGAAGTTCTGTAAGAGACAAAAAAAACATAAACTTCTTTTGGCTTGAAATACATGATAGGGAAGTTTTTCCTTGAGTGTAGAAAGTAAACCCTTTATTCAGAGCTGGAAGGGATAGGGGTGGGAGTTAGGGTGGTGATGGCTGCTGAACAATGTAGAGTGAAGAAGTGTCCTGGGAACAATGAGATGGCAACATTTGAAACGGTGTATTTAGTTTTGGTCATTGTAAACAATGTAAATTGCTTTGCTTAGGCACAATTCTCTGCAGGTAACATTTTGTTAGGCAATAATTTTGCTGCAGTACAGCAAGACTTGTTAGTTCCCCTAAGTGATTTTGGAAGCTTTTATTAATCTTGTATGTATTTTTCAAATTCTCTCTGTAATATTTAACAGCAGCAGTGCTGCTGTATTTTCTTAGGTTCAAGGTTATTTTATTTGATAAACTGCTTTGACCAGTAATTTTAGATAGGAGGTGTTGTGTTTACTTTCTCTTGCACCCTCCACCACAGACTCCCTGAAGTTCATCAGGCAATCTTGGGCTGTCTGAAAGTGCACTGAAGTATTCTcattggactaaattctataaatagtactACCAGTTACGTGTGTTAAATTGGGTACGAGCCcaatttacgcatgtaaattaGTTGGATAACAAGCCAACCAGCGCTAAAAATTGGgtaataacaaccaattatcagtactaattggcaatcattagaatttaggtgcatatccaattctataacagagtgtGTCTACATTCTAATGCGAGTTACTATTTGGGGGCATGGAAAGGGGCATTTCTGGGAGCATTCCCAATATTTATGTAGGTTGATATAGAATCAGAACAAATTGCCCCTAAGTTAGGCACTGGCATTTAAGCCTGCTAATAGCAAACCTAATTGCAGCAATCtacagttaggtgtagtttagtcctatgtgtgattctataaaggatgcatactcCTTATAGAATCGTGCTAAGTGCATTATATTTTCGGTACAGAGGTATTGgtattatttatagaatttaccccattgtCTCTAAAGCACTGCACATACCTTGTAGTGCTGTTGTATGAGTAATAGTAGCAATGTGATCGAGTGCCTGGAGTAAGCCCAGGTTTCTTTAACTGCACTCTGTCACTGGGTCATAATAAGAGAGATAGCCTCCCTAGCCAGGAGAGTGGGGCTCATGCAGACAGAGGGTTACCATCCCTAGAGTGGGAACAGAACAGGGAGGCCCAGAGCAGGGAGGAAGAGTTCTCCAGGGCTGTAGTGTCCAAAGGTGGGCATGGGAAAGAAGGGAACAGCTCCTCTTCATATGTCTCCATTATATGTGTGTATAGAATAGGAGACTGCCAAGGTAGGAACAATTTTTTCATGAGAATCCATGCTAAATTAGGCCTGGGACTATGTAAGGCTGTCTTTGAGCAGCTGTATATCAGGGTTGAGTCTAGCCAAATGCCAACCCATAGAGAACTTTTCACTGATTCACAAGAGACTTTACGGTCCTTTTACTAGggcatgctaacagatttagcacacgctaatgataagacaccaataggaatataatgggcttcttatcatttaccACACGTTAatcattagtgtatgctaaatctattagtgcaccttagtaaaaggacccctgaaactgCAAGATGACCAGTCTGCACAGTAACAGATTCTGGTGTTCTTGGTGGAAGCAATAAAGAGTTTTTGTTTACCTTATCGATTTGTCTGGCTGTTTCTGGGAAGATTCAGtgccacacccacacccacattACCACAAGCCATAGTAAACTGAGTTGTCTGCAAGCGACACAGTATTCCTCTGATCTTGTTAGATCAcaaaggcctgatattcaaaggatttataccCTAAagtttgagagttatgctcctaaattggcatCTTTGAAAATTTTCTAGGGCTGAGTGCCTAATTTTATACTCAGAAGGCTTGACATTCAAAAAAAGAATGAGCATTTATGTTCCTAAGAGATCCATTTACAAAGGCAtactagcgtttttaatgcacgttaatgattagcggtaaaagggggcctcggcacgcatgTAAAACGTGTGCtgatgccagcgccggccccATTTTGCcgttgcttggtaaaagggaccctctgttttcaatccatcaaccaattcctaatccacaacagaacattgcctcctactcCATGACtcttaaattttctcaggagtttctcatgagggccTTTGttaaacactttctgaaaatgtatGCACTCAGCCCCAGTAAATATTCAAAGAGGCCACTCTCAATGCTGGAAcaaaaatcctttgaatatcaggtccctACATGTCACTAATCTTCttcatttaggagcataaaaagaggATGGCAACAGAGGCAAAtttaggacagggaaaaaatttaggagcttagcactaggctcataaattaggctcataaatctaagaAATGAAAGTCAGACCTAAATTTATAACTTTTAAGcttctaaattaagatgaatttttgaCTGAAAGGCTCCTAAATTTGACTAAAAACAGGACACAAATTTCAAAAactaaagggctcttttactaaaggacattaaGCCGTTAATGCATGATTAGCATCCCAGATGCAGTATTCAGCTACCACTGAAACTTGTTAAAGCATTTTGCCTGTTTGGATGCGATAACCCGCACCTTACTGAGCTAACTGGCTAACAAGGTGTTAACGCAGGAACACAGCACCTGCTAAATATAAGTccgtaagtgctcccacattaaatcTATGCAGGTACAGCACACTGATAACATTAGCTCACGAcctacaataaaatatattttaaaaatctccCAAAATTGCTGCATTATATCTGGGTTTAGCCCACTGTAAAGTCCCGCATTAGAAtacactaagcccagattctagcgtgctttagtaaaaagatccctaacatttttttcctgcctttttgaagaaattcacccaaggcagtatacaacaagaataagccaaacataggcaacagacaattacagcagtaaaaatattcaatagcAGTATTGAATAGACTAGAGGGTGCTGTCACACAGCTGACAACATGGTTTGAGAAGGGAGACTATTGACATCTGCAATGATTAGCAGAGGCATCTTAAGGAATTGATTTACTCAGGGGcgaactgaccattcgggcaatcGGGcggtgcctgagggcccagaggctctgctcgGATGCCCACTGCACACTATAGCCCTCCCCAGTTCTACCTTTAAAGGCgcgccactggtgatctagttgcctctgtggggaggggggacgacacacatgttctttcctgcccattgttcTGCCACTATTCCCTCTGCCTGGCActgccgtattttaaaaatggcggccgagactgtcgagacccacgagactaccgcgggaagtctcagccaccattttgaaaacacggcagtgCTGACAGGCGGGGA is a window of Microcaecilia unicolor chromosome 11, aMicUni1.1, whole genome shotgun sequence DNA encoding:
- the LOC115481060 gene encoding uncharacterized protein LOC115481060 isoform X1; this translates as MADRELPVDATDAAHRSFNFGLDLCNPSGFGFNFGINRPSPDRPGGVGVGVNVGRPGGVGVDVNVGRPSSDKPGGVGVDVNVGRPSSDSPGGVGVGVNVGRPGGVGVDVNVGRPSSDKPGGVGVGVNVGRPGGVGVDVNVGKPSSDRPSGVGVGVHENGTYPVMYYGTTVPDAVQIIRRGFGHSQDSNSGHAVCLTQDIASVRSHLPRQNPNRQVILKVQVNLPRDQVVPNNLGEYCIWDYTLLQPVEVMEAPGAQLRRLQNMLERLARRW
- the LOC115481060 gene encoding uncharacterized protein LOC115481060 isoform X2, producing MADRELPVDATDAAHRSFNFGLDLCNPSGFGFNFGINRPSPDRPGGVGVGVNVGRPGGVGVDVNVGRPSSDKPGGVGVGVNVGRPGGVGVDVNVGRPSSDKPGGVGVGVNVGRPGGVGVDVNVGKPSSDRPSGVGVGVHENGTYPVMYYGTTVPDAVQIIRRGFGHSQDSNSGHAVCLTQDIASVRSHLPRQNPNRQVILKVQVNLPRDQVVPNNLGEYCIWDYTLLQPVEVMEAPGAQLRRLQNMLERLARRW